From Halalkalicoccus subterraneus, the proteins below share one genomic window:
- a CDS encoding helix-hairpin-helix domain-containing protein, producing MANTDFVPSRTTRTDVQIGLTVADQRTGDRRQVIYADSRIVLVRDEADATTLIPRRTFETELGTRYHVRPNAAPSIDGGQYERLRARLAEYDEQDGRKAHHKADALREALDLLADTGTDTKAEETKSDDDQEVAFEEIPGIGPKTASRLRGLGIVTVTDVDGATDDVLRSIPGVGPDALEKIRALVEERR from the coding sequence ATGGCAAACACGGACTTCGTTCCATCGAGAACTACCAGGACCGACGTACAGATCGGATTGACCGTCGCCGACCAGCGAACCGGCGACCGCCGACAGGTGATCTACGCCGACTCACGGATCGTCCTCGTCCGCGACGAGGCGGACGCGACGACGCTGATACCCCGCAGGACGTTCGAAACGGAGCTGGGCACTCGATATCACGTCCGCCCCAACGCTGCTCCCTCCATCGATGGCGGGCAGTACGAGCGACTTCGCGCTCGTCTCGCCGAGTACGACGAACAGGACGGTCGGAAGGCACACCACAAGGCCGACGCACTGCGGGAGGCACTCGACCTCCTCGCCGACACGGGCACGGACACGAAGGCTGAGGAGACGAAAAGCGATGACGACCAGGAGGTCGCGTTCGAGGAAATCCCTGGAATCGGCCCGAAGACGGCCAGCCGCCTTCGAGGGCTGGGAATCGTGACCGTCACCGACGTGGATGGCGCGACCGACGACGTGTTGCGTTCGATCCCGGGGGTCGGGCCCGACGC
- a CDS encoding HVO_A0114 family putative DNA-binding protein: MAPEELNWPETLRITIATHEEATERALKAADAAEGGEQTPAEISFASANKLRKLLTDRRFEVIRSLMDDPANSISALAKRLDRSYSVVHEDVEVLAEYGIIKFRGDASGRAPFVPYESIDVSVTIHGSKSEDTEAAA, from the coding sequence ATGGCTCCCGAAGAGCTCAACTGGCCCGAGACGCTTCGCATCACAATCGCCACGCATGAGGAGGCTACCGAGCGTGCGCTCAAGGCTGCCGACGCAGCCGAGGGGGGCGAACAGACGCCCGCCGAGATCTCGTTTGCGAGTGCGAACAAACTCCGGAAATTGCTCACCGACCGCCGCTTCGAGGTCATCCGGTCGCTAATGGACGACCCCGCCAATAGTATCTCGGCGCTCGCAAAGCGTCTCGATCGAAGCTACTCGGTCGTCCACGAGGACGTCGAGGTGCTCGCTGAGTACGGGATCATCAAATTCCGTGGGGATGCGAGCGGTCGAGCACCCTTCGTCCCCTACGAATCGATCGACGTCTCGGTGACGATCCACGGGTCGAAGTCTGAAGACACTGAGGCGGCCGCGTAG
- a CDS encoding toxin-antitoxin system TumE family protein produces MGDGDVVLDRRFDVDPIEGTEVVLSAIESSAHPGGYSYGFQYFQPVENDEILRYDNSKVPQHGAGYHHRHSDTDAEITEIEFTGLRDHVTRFLNEVDELNATR; encoded by the coding sequence ATGGGAGACGGGGATGTAGTACTCGACCGACGATTCGATGTCGACCCCATCGAGGGGACAGAGGTCGTCCTCTCGGCGATCGAGAGTTCGGCCCATCCCGGCGGCTACTCGTACGGGTTTCAGTACTTCCAGCCCGTGGAGAATGACGAGATTCTCCGGTACGACAACTCGAAGGTTCCCCAACACGGCGCGGGGTATCACCATCGCCACTCCGATACCGACGCCGAGATCACCGAGATCGAGTTTACCGGCCTTCGCGATCATGTCACTCGGTTCCTGAACGAGGTGGACGAACTCAATGCAACCCGATAA
- a CDS encoding RNA-guided endonuclease InsQ/TnpB family protein — protein MKRVNTFRVVPQSDADEELLRRLLDASAALWNELNYERRQNYFAADDSSVWDTDEYRGRYNGIVGSATVQQLTRKNSEAWRSFFSLKESGEHANPPGYWGNEEDGRTLRTYIRCNQYTLEWGKRSRLEIPVGQDLKEEYGLGYHERLRLEVRGDPKWDGKQGRLEIAYDEASDTYRAFQPVTVPDSRQDSPLADETAALDVGANNIVACSVSTGSQYLYEGRDLFERFRETTTEIARLQSKLPDGRYSSTRIQRLYRQRTRRRDHAMHAVARDLVERLYDEGVATVYVGDLTDVLESNWSVRANTKTHNFWAFRAFINRLACVCEEYGIVLEARSEAWTSQECPDCGEREATVRHEDTLTCSCGFEGHADLTASETFLKRETSGEVGPMARPSRFKWDDHSWSASSCACLNEQRENPQVASVGR, from the coding sequence ATGAAACGCGTCAACACCTTCCGAGTAGTCCCACAGTCCGACGCGGACGAGGAGTTGCTTCGCCGGTTGTTGGACGCTTCAGCCGCTCTCTGGAACGAACTGAACTACGAGCGTCGGCAGAACTACTTCGCCGCCGACGATTCGAGCGTATGGGATACCGACGAGTACCGTGGACGCTACAACGGTATCGTCGGGTCCGCGACCGTTCAACAGCTCACGCGAAAGAACAGCGAAGCATGGCGGTCGTTCTTCTCGCTGAAGGAAAGTGGCGAACACGCGAACCCACCGGGATACTGGGGCAACGAAGAGGACGGGCGAACGCTCCGCACCTACATCCGTTGCAATCAGTACACGCTCGAATGGGGGAAGCGTAGTCGTCTCGAAATCCCCGTCGGGCAAGACCTGAAAGAAGAGTACGGTCTTGGCTACCACGAGCGCCTTCGCCTCGAAGTGCGCGGGGACCCGAAGTGGGATGGCAAACAGGGCCGTCTCGAAATCGCCTACGATGAAGCGAGCGATACGTACAGAGCCTTTCAACCTGTCACCGTACCTGATTCTCGGCAGGATTCACCACTGGCGGATGAAACCGCCGCTCTGGACGTAGGCGCAAACAACATCGTAGCCTGTTCGGTTTCGACCGGCTCGCAGTACCTCTACGAAGGGCGCGACCTGTTCGAGAGATTCCGTGAGACGACGACGGAAATCGCCCGCCTACAGTCGAAGCTTCCCGACGGGCGCTACAGTAGCACCCGTATTCAACGGCTCTACCGACAACGGACGCGCCGACGGGACCACGCGATGCACGCGGTTGCCCGCGACCTCGTAGAACGGCTCTACGACGAGGGCGTTGCGACGGTGTACGTCGGGGACTTAACCGACGTTCTCGAATCGAATTGGTCGGTTCGGGCGAACACGAAAACGCACAACTTCTGGGCGTTCCGCGCGTTCATCAACCGTCTCGCCTGCGTTTGCGAGGAATACGGTATCGTCCTCGAAGCGCGGTCGGAAGCGTGGACCTCGCAAGAGTGTCCCGACTGTGGCGAGCGAGAGGCGACTGTGCGCCACGAGGATACGTTGACGTGCTCCTGCGGTTTCGAGGGACACGCGGACCTCACGGCGTCGGAGACGTTCTTAAAACGCGAAACGAGCGGCGAAGTCGGGCCGATGGCACGGCCTTCACGGTTCAAGTGGGACGACCATTCATGGTCAGCGTCATCATGCGCTTGTCTCAACGAACAGCGTGAGAACCCGCAAGTTGCCTCCGTGGGTCGGTAG
- the tnpA gene encoding IS200/IS605 family transposase — protein MVKSTRHAKYELYYHIVFIPKYREPRLTGATKERLKTIFAEICDDKDLELVEVEIMPDHVHLFVGSPPRNEPSLLVNWLKGISARYYNQRYDDRIKWTRSYYVGTAGSVSKDAVEQYIREQHNA, from the coding sequence ATGGTGAAGAGTACCCGTCACGCGAAATACGAACTCTACTACCACATAGTGTTCATCCCGAAGTACCGGGAGCCGCGTCTGACGGGCGCAACCAAAGAACGTCTCAAAACCATCTTCGCGGAGATATGCGACGACAAAGACCTCGAACTCGTAGAGGTCGAAATCATGCCCGACCACGTACACCTGTTCGTGGGAAGCCCGCCGCGCAACGAACCCTCGTTGCTCGTCAATTGGCTGAAGGGCATCTCCGCGCGGTACTACAATCAGCGATACGACGACCGTATCAAATGGACGCGCTCGTACTACGTCGGAACGGCGGGTAGTGTCTCGAAAGACGCCGTAGAGCAGTATATCCGCGAGCAACACAACGCATGA
- a CDS encoding alcohol dehydrogenase catalytic domain-containing protein: MRAAAFTDLTGPNGVSIVDQPTPEPERREVLVDVEACAINRHDLWILEGDSAMVDTDDLPFVSGLDVAGVVRDIGEDVTNVEPGDRVVLCPNETCGTCRYCREGPENLCENFSLYHGGLAETACVQADRLIVLPDSVGTVEAAALPTAYMTAYHMLRRIEAGPADLVFVPGATGGVGVAGVQLAGVLGAHSVGTSSSRAKLDRLESLGLDHAIEDTDPDAIQEAIADIEPVDGVLNHLGGAYTQLGLDVLRRDGRMAVCGRTAGGTSEIDIPDLFLGHKRIIGSTMGTQDDLETLVELVDDGAFTPEIDRTYSLSETGAAFTAMQDRESVGKLVVTP; this comes from the coding sequence ATGCGCGCCGCAGCGTTCACCGATCTCACTGGTCCGAATGGTGTCTCGATCGTCGACCAACCAACCCCCGAACCCGAGCGTCGAGAGGTGCTCGTCGACGTCGAGGCCTGCGCGATCAATCGCCACGACCTCTGGATCCTTGAGGGCGACTCTGCAATGGTCGATACGGACGATCTGCCGTTCGTCAGCGGCCTCGACGTCGCCGGCGTTGTCAGAGATATCGGCGAGGACGTCACGAACGTCGAGCCTGGCGACCGGGTCGTCCTCTGTCCGAACGAGACCTGTGGAACGTGTCGCTACTGCCGAGAGGGCCCGGAGAACCTCTGTGAGAACTTTTCACTGTATCACGGCGGGCTCGCCGAGACCGCTTGCGTCCAAGCCGACCGCCTCATTGTGCTCCCCGATAGTGTGGGAACGGTCGAGGCGGCCGCGCTGCCGACGGCGTACATGACCGCCTACCACATGCTTCGCCGGATCGAGGCCGGACCGGCCGATCTAGTGTTCGTCCCGGGTGCGACCGGTGGCGTCGGCGTCGCCGGCGTCCAACTCGCGGGCGTCCTCGGGGCCCACAGCGTCGGGACCTCCTCCTCGCGGGCGAAACTCGATCGGCTCGAATCCCTCGGGCTCGATCACGCAATCGAGGATACCGATCCGGACGCGATCCAGGAGGCGATCGCCGATATCGAGCCGGTCGACGGCGTGCTCAACCACCTCGGCGGTGCGTATACTCAACTCGGGTTGGACGTCCTCCGGCGTGACGGCCGGATGGCGGTCTGTGGGCGGACGGCCGGTGGGACGTCCGAAATCGACATTCCCGATCTCTTCCTCGGGCACAAACGCATCATCGGGAGCACGATGGGGACCCAAGACGACTTGGAGACGCTCGTGGAACTCGTCGACGACGGCGCGTTCACGCCCGAAATCGACCGGACTTACTCCCTTTCGGAGACCGGTGCGGCGTTCACAGCGATGCAGGACCGCGAGAGCGTCGGTAAGCTCGTCGTTACGCCCTAA
- a CDS encoding DUF7268 family protein — MADDDNRILPGLTRAVTFGAIGGGGLVIVFVVAGWSRSDASAVAFSLAALVFGFGLTVWASTLLLGESLAGMHATLDRDWNAADTQWAMAILTIVGAAGMVSASVVTILLGG, encoded by the coding sequence ATGGCCGACGACGACAATCGGATTCTCCCCGGCCTCACACGCGCAGTCACATTCGGTGCGATCGGCGGGGGTGGACTCGTCATCGTGTTCGTCGTGGCGGGCTGGTCTCGAAGCGATGCAAGCGCCGTTGCGTTCTCGCTTGCCGCACTCGTCTTCGGCTTCGGTCTGACCGTCTGGGCCAGCACACTGCTGCTCGGTGAGTCGCTTGCGGGTATGCACGCCACGCTCGACCGTGACTGGAACGCTGCCGACACACAGTGGGCAATGGCGATACTGACCATCGTTGGGGCGGCTGGGATGGTGAGTGCATCAGTTGTGACGATCCTTCTGGGAGGATGA
- a CDS encoding ABC transporter permease, whose protein sequence is MSTEIQTSTEGRGIVERLRASPFLTKLLSNRLAIVGLIIIVGVLAIAVYARFAYDIQALTATQYNTNPTEAPPSAQYWFGTDGQARDIFPRVLYGAWYAMKFGTVTVAASTVLGVGLGIIAAYYGDLTDNVIMRTMDVLLSFPSLLLALALVTVFPDSLGLWRAVAALTLVYTPRFARVVRGTALKVLEDEYIDATYALGATDPRLLVRHVLPNCLAPITVQSTLNFGLAIIDIAALSFLGFGASPGSPSWGMMLSNGVEFGLFSGAWWWSFFPGLVLALLVLGFNLLGDGMRDALDPRMRDTVD, encoded by the coding sequence ATGAGCACAGAAATACAAACCTCGACGGAGGGACGTGGCATCGTCGAGCGACTCCGCGCGAGTCCGTTCCTCACGAAGTTGCTGTCGAATCGCCTCGCCATTGTCGGCCTCATCATCATCGTTGGCGTACTCGCCATTGCGGTGTACGCCCGATTCGCCTACGACATTCAGGCGCTGACTGCGACCCAGTACAATACGAACCCGACGGAAGCCCCGCCCAGTGCCCAGTACTGGTTCGGGACGGACGGCCAGGCGAGGGACATCTTCCCGCGCGTGCTGTACGGTGCGTGGTACGCGATGAAGTTCGGTACGGTTACCGTCGCAGCGTCGACCGTCCTCGGCGTGGGACTCGGCATCATCGCGGCCTATTACGGTGACCTCACGGACAACGTCATCATGCGGACCATGGACGTCCTGCTGTCGTTCCCGTCGTTGTTGCTGGCGCTTGCGCTCGTGACCGTCTTTCCGGATTCGCTGGGCCTCTGGCGCGCGGTCGCGGCACTCACGCTCGTCTACACGCCCCGGTTCGCCCGCGTCGTTCGCGGGACTGCCCTAAAGGTCCTTGAAGACGAGTACATCGATGCCACGTACGCACTTGGCGCAACCGATCCGCGACTACTGGTGCGTCACGTTCTGCCAAACTGCCTCGCACCCATCACCGTCCAGTCGACGCTGAACTTCGGGCTGGCCATCATCGACATCGCGGCGCTGTCGTTTCTCGGGTTCGGTGCGAGTCCCGGGTCACCCTCGTGGGGGATGATGCTTTCCAATGGCGTTGAGTTCGGCTTGTTCTCGGGGGCGTGGTGGTGGTCATTCTTCCCCGGGCTGGTGCTCGCGTTGTTGGTACTTGGATTTAACCTGCTTGGCGATGGCATGCGTGACGCCCTCGATCCCCGGATGCGCGATACCGTCGACTGA
- a CDS encoding ABC transporter permease: MVSKRFIIKRLLLLVPVLFGVATLVFAILHLSPGDPAVAIAGDRASQAYIEQVRAELGLNDPIWQQYLTYLGDVVTFDFGNSYQVNRGTPVSQILSDRLPITIELAVLGQIAGLTFGIPLGILSAVKQDTLTDHLTRVGALGGISIPIYWSGPLLILLFAQFLGILPTSGRIGSAHFIDSVTGFILVDTLLEGDLEAFQSAVLHLLLPVVVLGIYSMALISRMMRSSMLEVIRQDYMRTARSKGQGAKITILKHGLRNAFIPVITVVGIQFGSLLGGAVLTETVFEINGIGTLLVDAINRSDYPVVQATVLLFAVLYTLVNLLVDITYSILDPRIEQ, encoded by the coding sequence ATGGTATCAAAGCGATTTATAATTAAACGGCTTCTGTTGCTCGTCCCAGTCTTGTTTGGTGTGGCAACACTGGTCTTCGCTATCCTTCACCTCTCGCCGGGCGATCCTGCGGTCGCGATCGCAGGCGACCGGGCGAGTCAGGCGTACATCGAGCAGGTCCGGGCGGAGTTGGGCTTGAACGACCCCATCTGGCAGCAGTACCTTACCTACCTCGGAGACGTTGTGACGTTCGACTTCGGCAATTCCTACCAAGTGAATCGAGGAACGCCGGTCAGTCAGATTCTCTCCGATCGCCTTCCGATCACCATTGAACTCGCCGTTCTCGGTCAGATAGCGGGACTGACCTTCGGTATCCCACTGGGGATCTTGAGCGCAGTTAAGCAGGATACACTCACCGATCACCTCACACGCGTCGGTGCACTCGGCGGTATCAGCATCCCGATCTATTGGAGCGGCCCGCTTCTGATCCTCCTGTTCGCCCAGTTTCTCGGGATCCTCCCGACGAGTGGGCGCATTGGATCGGCACACTTCATCGACTCAGTCACGGGGTTCATCCTCGTGGATACGCTCCTCGAAGGAGATCTTGAGGCATTCCAGTCAGCGGTTCTCCACCTCCTGTTGCCGGTCGTGGTACTCGGAATCTACTCGATGGCGCTCATCTCACGGATGATGCGCTCGTCGATGCTCGAAGTCATCCGCCAGGATTACATGCGAACTGCCCGCTCGAAGGGACAAGGTGCGAAGATCACGATCCTGAAACACGGCCTACGAAACGCCTTCATTCCCGTGATCACGGTCGTTGGAATCCAGTTCGGCTCGCTGCTGGGTGGTGCCGTCCTCACCGAGACCGTCTTCGAGATCAACGGTATCGGCACGCTGTTGGTCGATGCGATCAATCGAAGCGACTACCCGGTCGTCCAAGCGACCGTACTGTTGTTCGCCGTCCTGTATACGCTCGTGAATCTCCTCGTTGACATCACGTACTCCATTCTCGACCCACGGATCGAACAATGA
- a CDS encoding ABC transporter substrate-binding protein produces the protein MDGNNSHVSRRSFLKSTGTATIAATATGSMAGCLGGGGDGDGDGGGTLRYGRSAHSDSLDPQNSTSGEVAKVTNQAYEGLIDFQPGEAALTESLATDWTMEGENVALTLREDVTFHDGSDFTADDFIATYRRFVDEDYEYYFQDASSYGPFTLGSWIDSVEKNGDYELNITLTQPYAPFLRNLAMFAAVVLSQDAIEGDVDLNQEMIGTGPFELGELDDANNRIQLTAYDDYWGDGPTVDELLFLTRGQNSTRAQALLEDELEIIDGLDPDTIEQINGSDGAEAQTAEGINIGYMSFNMSRVEAFRDRQVRQAISYAIDTQSIVENIYAGLATQADQPIPPALFGHNDDLSPYSYDPEQAQTLLEEAGYGDGFAFELTTFQNARGYNPAPLPTAETIRTNLADIGIEVTIDERQFSDYLTYTSEGRHDASLAGWYTDNADPDNFCYVLLHPQTEVPEGQDWVAWDTEGYNTSNRSAWANQEFMSVVEEAQQETEEEQRATLYSEAAAIAHEEAPWVYIDYADEVRGVSNRVSNYTISAIGGPFLHLVELE, from the coding sequence ATGGACGGTAACAACAGTCACGTTTCTAGGCGGAGTTTCTTGAAAAGTACTGGAACGGCAACGATAGCAGCGACCGCGACAGGTTCGATGGCCGGCTGTCTTGGCGGTGGCGGTGATGGTGATGGTGACGGCGGCGGCACGCTTCGTTACGGTCGCAGCGCTCACTCCGACTCCCTGGACCCACAGAACTCCACGAGTGGTGAGGTGGCAAAGGTGACCAATCAGGCCTACGAAGGTCTCATCGACTTCCAGCCCGGCGAGGCCGCACTCACGGAAAGTCTCGCGACGGACTGGACGATGGAGGGCGAAAACGTCGCACTGACGCTTCGCGAAGACGTGACGTTTCATGACGGCAGCGACTTTACCGCCGACGATTTCATCGCGACGTACCGCCGTTTCGTCGACGAGGACTACGAGTACTACTTCCAGGACGCCTCCTCCTACGGGCCGTTCACGCTCGGGAGCTGGATCGACAGCGTCGAAAAGAACGGAGACTACGAGCTAAATATCACCCTGACACAGCCGTATGCGCCGTTCCTCCGCAATCTCGCGATGTTCGCGGCGGTCGTTCTCTCGCAGGACGCCATCGAGGGCGACGTCGACCTCAATCAAGAGATGATCGGCACCGGTCCCTTCGAACTGGGCGAGCTTGACGACGCCAACAACCGCATCCAACTCACCGCCTACGACGACTACTGGGGTGACGGTCCTACCGTCGACGAGCTGCTGTTCCTCACACGAGGCCAAAACTCCACGCGTGCGCAGGCACTTCTGGAGGACGAATTGGAGATCATCGACGGACTCGATCCGGACACCATCGAACAGATCAACGGTTCCGATGGGGCAGAAGCCCAGACGGCCGAGGGCATCAACATCGGATACATGTCGTTCAACATGTCCCGCGTCGAGGCGTTCCGCGACCGGCAGGTCCGACAGGCGATCAGTTACGCCATCGACACCCAGTCTATCGTCGAGAACATTTACGCTGGGCTCGCGACGCAAGCGGACCAACCGATCCCGCCCGCACTGTTCGGCCACAACGACGACCTCAGCCCGTATTCGTACGATCCCGAGCAGGCACAGACGCTTCTCGAGGAAGCTGGCTACGGCGATGGGTTCGCCTTCGAACTAACGACGTTCCAGAACGCGCGTGGCTACAACCCTGCGCCGCTTCCGACCGCCGAAACCATCCGGACGAACCTCGCCGACATCGGAATTGAAGTCACGATCGACGAGCGTCAGTTCTCAGATTACCTCACCTACACGAGTGAGGGGCGCCACGACGCCTCGCTTGCGGGCTGGTACACCGACAACGCCGATCCCGATAACTTCTGTTACGTCCTGCTTCACCCCCAGACCGAGGTACCGGAAGGCCAGGACTGGGTGGCCTGGGATACCGAGGGCTACAACACGTCGAACCGCTCGGCGTGGGCAAACCAGGAGTTCATGAGCGTCGTCGAGGAGGCCCAGCAGGAGACTGAGGAAGAACAACGCGCTACGCTGTATAGCGAGGCTGCAGCTATTGCCCATGAGGAGGCACCATGGGTCTATATCGACTACGCTGACGAAGTCCGTGGGGTCAGCAACCGTGTAAGTAACTACACTATCTCGGCCATTGGTGGGCCCTTCCTTCACCTCGTTGAGTTGGAATAA
- a CDS encoding ABC transporter ATP-binding protein, whose amino-acid sequence MPDILSLTGLKTQFKTNRGAVKAVDGIDLTIEEGKTVGLVGESGSGKSVTALSAMDLVDDPGEVVDGRVTFRTADLAAELIEEFDDALVSYPFELIEAIREIAGDLRTNTGTDAATAELRGIADDLTGRHDPAGLEDDLRDAATRLDDRVTPSVVADELTEAVDETIDGFVYVDEGALTRLEDGASPTEAGIEEGVVDLTAAPEEAMRHVRGGSMGMIFQDPMTSLNPAVTVGEQVAESLRLHRYGGRKSDTWLNGIREILPKLGGRKDDENVMADVVEILTEVGIPEATTRLEEYPHEFSGGMRQRVLIATALACRPDLLIADEPTTALDVTIQAQILDLIDDLQEDFGMSVLMITHDLGVVAETCDRVAVMYAGEIVEEGPVEEIFHNPSHPYTYTLLESIPTEEKDRLTPIEGNVPDLIDLPNGCHFAPRCPWEKEECTGGEIPFLQHGPSEVDHRSKCILEEFDTSEYGSTGVANDTDHDIGEPLVEVEGLRKYYEQEEGYLDRLFPGEKPSVKAVDGVDLDVREGETLGLVGESGCGKSTAGRAILHLDPPTDGTVVFAGEDLGRLSKSELREKRKDMQMVFQDPMSSLDPRMTVGQTVMEPLKIHDLAEGRRRQRVVELLEEVGLDASQYDRYPHELSGGQRQRVGIARALAVDPDFIVADEPVSALDVSVQAQVINLMEDLQEEFGLTYLFIAHDLSVVRHIADRVAVMYLGEIMEVAKTDDLFANPKHPYTNALLSAIPEPDPLADTDDRTILQGDVPSPIDPPTGCSFRTRCPSIIPPEDLDIEQERYREVMFYRQRVEARDIDLEAARNLAASPDEHADDRAVADGGSGFATVLDEQFFDGPLSGEARDTVDESYRHLEDGDWQAAETVLRETFESVCERADPALGDDEHPAACHLYDNTQ is encoded by the coding sequence GTGCCTGATATCCTATCTCTCACCGGTCTGAAAACACAGTTCAAGACGAATCGTGGTGCAGTAAAGGCCGTCGACGGGATCGATCTCACCATTGAGGAAGGTAAGACCGTCGGGCTCGTCGGCGAATCCGGATCTGGAAAGAGCGTCACTGCCCTCTCCGCGATGGACCTCGTGGACGATCCTGGCGAGGTCGTTGACGGACGCGTAACGTTCCGGACGGCCGATCTGGCTGCGGAACTCATCGAGGAGTTCGACGATGCCCTCGTGTCATACCCGTTCGAACTCATCGAGGCGATCCGTGAGATCGCCGGCGACCTTCGCACCAACACCGGTACCGACGCCGCCACGGCGGAACTGCGCGGAATCGCCGACGACCTCACCGGTCGTCACGATCCCGCGGGACTGGAGGACGATCTCCGTGACGCTGCGACCCGACTCGACGATCGGGTAACCCCCTCGGTCGTTGCCGACGAACTCACGGAGGCCGTTGACGAGACGATAGACGGGTTCGTCTACGTCGACGAGGGTGCACTCACACGCCTCGAAGACGGCGCGTCGCCGACGGAAGCGGGCATCGAGGAGGGTGTGGTCGATCTGACGGCCGCACCCGAGGAAGCGATGCGCCACGTGCGCGGCGGGTCGATGGGGATGATCTTCCAAGACCCAATGACCTCGCTCAACCCGGCGGTCACGGTCGGCGAACAGGTCGCCGAGTCGCTTCGTCTCCACCGGTATGGCGGTCGGAAATCCGATACGTGGTTGAACGGTATCCGGGAGATCCTTCCGAAGCTCGGTGGCCGCAAAGACGACGAGAACGTGATGGCGGACGTCGTCGAGATACTTACAGAGGTCGGAATTCCCGAAGCCACTACACGTCTCGAGGAGTACCCTCACGAGTTCTCCGGTGGAATGCGCCAGCGCGTACTGATCGCCACCGCGCTTGCGTGTCGACCGGACTTACTCATCGCCGACGAGCCGACGACGGCGCTGGACGTGACCATTCAGGCCCAGATTCTCGACCTCATCGACGATCTTCAGGAGGACTTCGGAATGTCCGTCCTAATGATTACCCACGATCTCGGGGTCGTCGCCGAGACCTGCGACCGGGTTGCGGTTATGTACGCCGGCGAAATCGTCGAAGAGGGGCCCGTCGAGGAGATATTCCACAACCCGAGCCATCCCTATACGTACACCCTCCTCGAGTCCATCCCAACCGAGGAGAAGGACCGTCTCACACCCATCGAGGGCAACGTTCCCGACCTCATAGACCTACCCAACGGGTGTCATTTCGCGCCGCGCTGTCCGTGGGAAAAAGAGGAGTGTACCGGGGGCGAGATACCGTTTCTCCAACACGGCCCGTCGGAGGTCGATCATCGCTCGAAGTGTATCCTGGAGGAGTTCGATACGAGCGAATACGGATCGACGGGCGTCGCCAATGATACCGACCACGACATCGGCGAACCCCTTGTCGAAGTCGAGGGCCTCCGGAAGTACTACGAACAAGAAGAGGGGTACCTCGACCGGCTGTTCCCCGGTGAGAAACCGAGTGTGAAAGCCGTCGACGGCGTCGATCTCGACGTACGCGAGGGCGAGACGCTCGGCCTCGTCGGCGAGTCAGGCTGTGGGAAGTCGACTGCGGGACGCGCCATTCTCCATCTCGACCCGCCGACCGACGGGACGGTCGTGTTCGCGGGCGAGGACCTCGGGAGGCTCTCGAAGTCAGAACTCCGCGAGAAGCGAAAGGACATGCAAATGGTTTTTCAGGACCCGATGTCGAGTCTCGACCCGCGGATGACGGTCGGCCAGACCGTCATGGAGCCCCTGAAGATCCACGACCTCGCGGAGGGACGACGCCGCCAGCGGGTGGTCGAACTCCTGGAGGAGGTCGGTCTCGATGCGAGCCAGTACGACCGCTACCCGCACGAACTGTCCGGCGGCCAGCGCCAGCGCGTCGGGATCGCACGGGCGCTCGCTGTTGATCCAGACTTCATCGTCGCTGACGAGCCCGTCTCCGCCCTTGACGTTTCCGTACAAGCGCAGGTCATCAACCTCATGGAGGACCTCCAGGAGGAGTTCGGGCTCACCTACCTGTTCATCGCCCATGACCTCTCGGTCGTCCGGCACATCGCCGACCGCGTTGCGGTGATGTATCTCGGCGAGATCATGGAAGTCGCGAAGACCGACGACCTGTTCGCGAATCCGAAACATCCCTACACTAACGCGTTGCTCTCGGCGATCCCCGAACCCGATCCGCTGGCTGATACTGATGATCGGACGATCCTGCAGGGCGACGTGCCCTCCCCCATCGACCCACCGACGGGGTGTAGCTTCCGGACCCGGTGTCCCTCGATCATTCCCCCCGAGGACCTCGATATCGAGCAGGAGCGCTATCGGGAGGTCATGTTCTACCGCCAGCGCGTCGAAGCCCGCGACATCGACCTGGAGGCTGCCCGAAACCTGGCCGCCAGCCCGGACGAACACGCAGACGATCGCGCGGTCGCCGACGGCGGAAGCGGGTTCGCGACCGTTCTCGACGAGCAATTCTTCGACGGGCCGCTGTCCGGAGAAGCCCGTGATACAGTCGACGAGTCGTACCGCCACCTCGAAGACGGTGACTGGCAGGCGGCTGAGACCGTCCTTCGCGAGACTTTCGAGAGCGTCTGTGAGCGCGCCGATCCAGCACTCGGCGACGACGAGCACCCCGCAGCGTGCCATCTGTACGATAACACGCAGTAA